From the genome of Fusarium keratoplasticum isolate Fu6.1 chromosome 11, whole genome shotgun sequence, one region includes:
- a CDS encoding Beta-glucosidase gives MSASAPLDVEALLNQLTLDEKVELLAGQGSFRMTGLPDHGIPALITSDGPHGIRGKRSFTRLPSPMLPSATAMGATFNAELLHQVGRVLGDEAKARGVDVLLAPTICLQRSPLIGRGFEAFGEDPFLSGILGSRYINGVQERGVATSVKHYAAHDQSDNSIEDNVCMTQRTLREVHMLPFQLALRDSDPWTIMTAYNKINGIHVSEDPLLLKQILRDDWGFKGLVMSDWFGTYSTSEAINAGLDLEMPGPTDWRGKRLSIAVNCRKVPQATVDESVRNVLNLINKVRGGEQHNDPPASNTPEQRALIRQLVAESVVLLKNENEQLPIKNPDKVKFGLIGDHVKNPALCGGGSAEVEPYYSVTPYDAIVEVVDAENVSYAPGCHSFRFSPLLKGLVTSSGAEGWDVEIFGQNPDDHPDTQAVVSALAEKQLIDVPESLHKSIPTKYFVRARARYTAETSGLFRFGFSTSGKGKLKVNGQQVIDLWTSQPPKTDSTACFNRLSMERFHDIEVTQGQVLELEVLQVNENLAGGVGTALTLTGRVGGYELLDEDQSIKEAAELARKVDIPIVITGLSSDYEYEGSDRKNLRLPGRVDELIQAVLSANKNTIIVTQSGCPIEMPWESQASTLLHAWFGGQETGHGLADVLFGKVNPSGRLSLIFPKSIKHTPAYLTFSKADYDIVYGEGVFIGHRYYEMVDREPLFYFGHGLSYTKFEYSKLEVPRDFTSAVDYKMQISVDVTNKGPYPGSEVVQVYVHDPESSVQRPIRELKAFAKVHLDVDETKTITLMLNKYSLSFWSQEVSKWKAEAGEYVVIVAASSNPHDEILRASFVLSETFYWSGL, from the exons ATGTCTGCTTCAGCTCCGCTAGACGTCGAAGCTTTACTCAACCAGCTCACGCTGGATGAAAAAGTTGAGCTTCTCGCTGGTCAGGGCTCTTTTCGAATGACCGGTCTGCCCGACCATGGTATCCCTGCCCTGATT ACATCTGACGGCCCTCATGGAATCCGTGGTAAGCGATCGTTTACTCGG CTTCCGAGCCCTATGCTCCCATCTGCAACGGCCATGGGCGCCACGTTCAATGCAGAGCTCCTTCACCAAGTGGGAAGAGTCCTGGGTGATGAAGCAAAGGCTAGAGGTGTCGACGTTCTTCTGGCACCTACAATCTGTCTCCAGCGCTCTCCCTTGATAGGCCGCGGCTTTGAAGCCTTCGGGGAAGACCCTTTCCTCAGCGGCATCCTGGGTTCGCGATACATCAATGGTGTCCAAGAACGCGGCGTCGCAACGAGTGTTAAACACTATGCTGCTCACGATCAATCCGACAACAGCATCGAAGATAATGTGTGCATGACTCAACGCACCTTGCGGGAGGTCCACATGTTGCCATTCCAGCTGGCTCTTCGAGACTCGGATCCTTGGACGATCATGACCGCATacaacaagatcaacggAATCCATGTCAGCGAGGATCCTCTTCTTTTGAAACAAATTCTACGAGACGATTGGGGCTTCAAAGGTCTCGTTATGAGCGACTGGTTCGGAACGTACAGCACATCGGAAGCTATCAACGCTGGCTTAGATCTGGAGATGCCTGGACCCACGGACTGGCGAGGCAAACGCTTGAGCATCGCTGTCAACTGCAGAAAAGTGCCTCAGGCAACAGTTGACGAGTCTGTGAGGAACGTGTTgaacctcatcaacaaggttAGAGGGGGCGAGCAACATAATGACCCCCCTGCTTCCAATACCCCCGAACAGCGAGCCTTGATTCGACAACTCGTTGCTGAAAGTGTCGTTCTACTGAAGAACGAGAATGAACAACTCCCGATTAAAAACCCGGACAAGGTGAAATTCGGATTGATTGGAGATCATGTCAAGAACCCTGCACTTTGCGGAGGTGGTAGCGCTGAGGTTGAGCCATATTACTCAGTGACCCCTTATGATGCCATTGTCGAAGTGGTTGACGCAGAGAATGTGTCCTATGCGCCAGGCTGTCATT CCTTCAGATTCAGCCCCCTCCTGAAAGGTCTCGTTACGTCGTCTGGGGCAGAGGGCTGGGATGTAGAAATCTTTGGACAAAACCCAGATGACCATCCCGATACCCAAGCAGTTGTGTCTGCTCTTGCCGAGAAGCAGTTGATCGATGTCCCTGAGAGTCTACACAAGTCGATCCCAACAAAATACTTTGTCAGGGCCCGCGCTCGTTACACTGCTGAAACCTCAGGTCTCTTCCGCTTCGGCTTTAGCACATCTGGAaagggcaagctcaaggtcaacggaCAACAAGTCATTGACTTGTGGACGAGTCAACCTCCTAAAACTGACTCAACTGCCTGCTTCAATCGCCTTTCCATGGAGAGGTTCCACGACATTGAAGTGACCCAAGGACAagttcttgagcttgaggttctCCAGGTTAACGAAAACCTCGCTGGTGGCGTTGGCACAGCTTTGACCTTGACTGGACGAGTGGGAGGCTACGAACTTCTTGACGAGGACCAGAGTATCAAGGAAGCAGCAGAGCTCGCTAGAAAGGTCGACATACCGATCGTCATTACAGGTCTATCCTCAGACTATGAGTATGAAGGGAGTGATCGGAAGAACCTGAGACTTCCTGGTCGCGTGGATGAATTGATTCAGGCCGTACTGAGTGCCAATAAGAACACA ATTATCGTCACCCAGTCCGGATGTCCCATAGAGATGCCGTGGGAGTCACAAGCATCAACACTGCTTCACGCCTGGTTCGGAGGCCAAGAGACCGGTCACGGCCTTGCCGACGTTCTTTTCGGCAAAGTCAACCCCTCAGGCAGACTTTCCTTGATCTTTCCCAAGTCCATAAAGCACACTCCCGCCTATCTCACTTTCTCCAAGGCTGACTATGACATCGTGTACGGCGAAGGAGTCTTTATCGGTCATCGATACTATGAGATGGTCGACAGAGAGCCTCTTTTCTACTTTGGTCACGGCCTCTCGTACACCAAATTCGAATACTCGAAGCTTGAAGTCCCCCGTGATTTCACCTCAGCAGTCGATTACAAAATGCAAATCTCGGTTGACGTCACCAACAAGGGTCCTTACCCTGGTTCAGAGGTTGTCCAGGTTTACGTCCATGATCCCGAAAGTTCCGTTCAGCGCCCTATCAGGGAGCTCAAGGCATTCGCCAAAGTGCACCtggatgtggatgagacAAAGACTATTACTCTTATGCTTAATAAGTACTCCTTGTCGTTCTGGTCTCAGGAAGTGTCCAAGTGGAAGGCTGAAGCGGGAGAATACGTTGTCATCGTTGCTGCTAGTTCAAACCCGCATGACGAAATCTTGCGGGCGAGCTTTGTTTTGTCAGAGACCTTTTACTGGAGTGGCCTGTAA
- a CDS encoding FAA-hydrolase domain-containing protein, translating to MSSFSRLIRFLAKDGKVYYGDAILPSGVTDIGKAVQARVVRGSPWSKHEVTDQVEGVQSLLSPLAREDVRTVRCLGLNYEQHACETGTPIPKYPVLFFRPLTSLNGPFDPIPLPPIAQQAEGVDYECELVVVIGKEAKEVPESRALEYVAGYAVGNDVSHREWQLRRGGTQWGFGKGFDGWAPFGPGIVSSNIIRDPQSLKISTKINGQTVQESNTGDMIFSVAKTIAFLSQGTTLLPGDLIFTGTPQGVGEVRQPPLWLKDGDIVEVSLEGVGTCINKVQDVKGNHSTDKASQ from the exons ATGTCATCCTTCTCT CGATTAATCAGATTTCTTGCCAAAGACGGTAAAGTCTACTACGGCGATGCCATTCTTCCGTCTGGTGTAACAGACATCGGCAAGGCTGTTCAAGCTCGAGTTGTCCGCGGCAGCCCTTGGAGCAAACATGAAGTTACCGATCAAGTGGAA GGCGTCCAATCTCTTCTGAGCCCTCTTGCTCGCGAAGATGTTCGGACCGTCCGTTGCCTGGGCCTGAATTATGAGCAACATGCTTGTGAAACTGGGACACCGATCCCCAAATACCCGGTCTTGTTTTTTAGACCTCTGACTTCTCTCAACGGCCCCTTTGATCCTATTCCCCTCCCACCCATCGCACAACAAGCCGAAGGCGTAGACTATGAGTGCGaactcgtcgtcgtcattggcaaggaagccaaggaagTACCCGAGTCTCGGGCCCTGGAATACGTTGCCGGATATGCCGTTGGGAACGACGTTTCTCATCGTGAATGGCAGCTACGCCGAGGGGGGACCCAATGGGGCTTCGGGAAAGGGTTTGACGGATGGGCTCCCTTTGGCCCGGGCATCGTCAGTTCAAACATCATTCGAGATCCGCAGAGCTTGAAGATTTCGACCAAGATCAACGGGCAGACGGTGCAAGAGAGCAACACTGGAGATATGATCTTTAGTGTGGCAAAGACTATTGCATTCCTGAGTCAGGGCACGACGCTGTTGCCGGGTGATTTGATCTTTACTGGAAC ACCCCAAGGTGTGGGTGAGGTCAGGCAGCCCCCTCTGTggctcaaggatggagatATCGTCGAAGTCAGTTTGGAAGGTGTAGGAACCTGCATTAACAAAGTTCAAGATGTCAAGGGTAACCACTCAACTGATAAAGCTAGCCAGTAA
- a CDS encoding SCP domain-containing protein, producing MLLSTISAQSFIIMGIHLISGANSAPAEDRANLDLDADAKATATVNIGVPVYAEVLATADADVTVDPNFDESKLKIFIDPIDKSVHDYPDRPPPENDADKRSLSNLFPRALTADQKEGLRLHTVARKKKNVKALVWDTKLEAAAKAWAQKIAKSGKLAHSPSKDRPNQGENLAYGWSSGTYKNPITAGTQGWLAEVKNYKNEVIPKGKFSEYGHYTQCVWKNSVKIGIATVSDGKGGWYTVARYSPPGNIVGQKPY from the exons ATGCTCCTCTCAACAATATCAGCTCaatcattcatcatcatggggATCCACCTCATCTCTGGCGCAAACTCGGCTCCCGCTGAGGACCGCGCAAATCTGGACCTCGACGCTGACGCTAAGGCGACTGCTACCGTCAACATTGGCGTGCCTGTGTACGCCGAGGTATTGGCCACAGCAGACGCCGACGTCACCGTAGACCCAAACTTTGATGAATCAAAGCTCAAGATCTTTATCGATCCCATCGACAAGAGCGTCCACGACTATCCCGACCGTCCCCCACCTGAGAACGATGCCGACAAGCGAAGCCTGTCAAACCTGTTCCCCAGAGCGTTGACGGCTGATCAGAAGGAGGGCTTGCGCTTGCACACGGTGGCTCGTAAGAAGAAGAATGTCAAGGCACTTGTCTGGGACACCAAGCTTGaggccgctgccaaggcttGGGCTCAGAAGATTGCCAAGAGTGGAAAGCTTGCGCACTCTCCTAGCAAGGACCGACCCAACCAAGGCGAGAATCTGGCATACGGATG GTCGAGTGGAACATACAAGAATCCCATTACTGCTGGAACCCAGGGCTG GCTCGCTGAGGTAAAGAACTACAAGAACGAGGTTATTCCCAAGGGCAAGTTTTCCGAGTACGGCCACTACA CTCAGTGCGTGTGGAAGAACAGCGTCAAAATTGGCATCGCGACCGTCAGCGACGGCAAGGGCGGTTGGTACACCGTCGCTCGATATTCCCCACCAGGAAACATTGTCGGCCAAAAGCCGTACTAG
- a CDS encoding Beta-xylanase has translation MHSLFNIALLTLAITSEALARPKSAQGLDSAIKAKGKQHVGTALTLGSDSRTEDIIKGPSEFGAITPENAMKWESVQPRRGEFTFGSADQHANFAVNNNKELRCHTLVWHSQLAPWVEAGNFDNQTLVKIMEDHINTVAGRYKGKCTHWDVVNEALNEDGSYRQTVWYKTIGEAYIPMAFRLAAKADPNAKLWYNDYNLEYNNAKTAGAARIVKLVQSYGVKINGVGLQGHLVVEPTPTQSTITPSRETLEGALRKFTDLGVFVEYTEIDIRMKTPATKEKLEEQSKAYRRVVESCMAVKKCIGITLWGVSDKYSWIPSTFQGEGAALVWDEEFQKKPAYSGILNAIKAAKSKWWY, from the exons ATGCATTCGCTTTTTAACATAGCTCTCTTGACCCTGGCCATCACCAGCGAGGCTCTTGCCAGGCCAAAATC AGCCCAAGGTCTCGATAGCGCCATCAAAGCCAAAGGAAAGCAGCATGTCGGCACAGCCCTCACCCTCGGAAGCGACTCCCGCACGGAGGACATCATCAAAGGTCCATCGGAGTTTGGTGCCATCACTCCCGAGAATGCCATGAAGTGGGAGTCTGTCCAGCCAAGGCGTGGCGAGTTCACTTTTGGCTCTGCTGACCAGCACGCCAATTTCGCcgtcaacaacaacaaggagCTTCGCTGCCACACTCTTGTCTGGCATAGTCAGCTTGCTCCTTGGGTTGAGGCTGGTAACTTTGACAACCAGACTTTGGTCAAGATCATGGAGGATCACATCAACACGGTTGCTGGCAGGTACAAGGGAAAGTGTACTCATTGGGACGTTGTCAACGAAG CTCTCAATGAGGACGGCAGCTACCGCCAGACCGTCTGGTACAAGACCATTGGAGAAGCTTACATCCCGATGGCCTTCCGCCTCGCTGCCAAGGCAGATCCGAATGCAAAGCTGTGGTACAACGACTACAACCTTGAGTATAACAATGCCAAGACAGCCGGAGCAGCGCGCATCGTCAAGCTCGTTCAATCCTACGGCGTCAAGATTAACGGTGTTGGTCTGCAGGGACATCTCGTTGTGGAACCCACGCCAACTCAGTCAACCATTACTCCCTCACGCGAGACCCTCGAAGGAGCCTTGAGGAAATTCACCGATCTTGGAGTTTTTGTTGAGTACACTGAGATTGACATCCGCATGAAGACACCTGCGACTAAGGAAAAGCTTGAGGAGCAGTCCAAAGCCTACCGGCGAGTCGTGGAGTCTTGCATGGCCGTTAAGAAGTGCATCGGCATCACGCTTTGG GGAGTTTCGGACAAGTATTCGTGGATTCCTAGCACCTTCCAGGGTGAGGGCGCTGCTTTGGTGTGGGATGAGgagttccagaagaagccggcCTACTCGGGTATTTTGAACGCGATCAAAGCAGCAAAGTCTAAGTGGTGGTATTGA
- a CDS encoding Amino-acid permease inda1 translates to MADISPKNEALEAQEGSPRLDEKPGSSEVTTEHEKSWATRNGLTLESFTAHEDHGKGSVELERRMKPRHLNMIAIGGSIGAGFFVGSGAALQTGGPGSVLIGFLIMGVMMFNVVYALGELAVMYPVSGGFYTYANRFVDPSWGFAMGWNYVMQWAFVLPLELTVCGTVIQYWAPTSNVAIWISVFLVVIIIINIFGTLGYAEEEFWASLLKLSATVIFMIVAVVLVCGGGPSDGMYHEYWGARLWYDPGAFQHGFRGFCGVFVTAAFSFSGTELVGLAAAEAKNPAKALPGAIKQVFWRITLFYVVGLLLVGLLVDSTDKRLLNAGSDDPSASPFVIAVANAGLKGYDSFMNVIILVSVLSIGVSCVYGGSRTLVALAQQGFAPKFFAYIDKSGRPLPAVTSIILIGFLGYLSVNGNGSTVFTWLQALSGLAALFTWGSICLCHIRFRHAWKYHGHTLDEIPFKAVAGIWGSYIGLGLNIIVLIAQFYTAITNLDGSVGDAESFFESYLAFPVVIVFYIFGYIWKRQGWLKLSEIDLDTGLREHDWDSINAYRRELAAAPAWKRVLNIMF, encoded by the exons ATGGCAGACATCAGTCCCAAGAATGAAGCCCTTGAGGCTCAAGAGGGTTCCCCAAGACTGGATGAAAAGCCAGGTTCCAGTGAAGTCACCACCGAGCATGAGAAGTCATGGGCCACTCGCAATGGACTCACTCTCGAGTCCTTTACCGCCCACGAGGATCATGGCAAGGGATCGGTAGAACTTGAGCGACGGATGAAGCCTCGCCATCTCAACATGATTGCCATCGGCGGCAG TATCGGTGCTGGTTTCTTCGTCGGTAGTGGAGCTGCCTTGCAAACAGGTGGTCCCGGCTCTGTTCTTATCGGTTTCCTTATCATGGGTGTCATGATGTTCAACGTCGTCTATGCCCTTGGTGAGCTTGCTGTCATGTATCCCGTGTCTGGTGGTTTCTACAC GTACGCCAACCGATTCGTTGATCCTTCCTGGGGTTTCGCCATGGGTTGGAACTATGTCATGCAATGGGCTTTCGTCTTGCCTCTGGAACTGACAGTCTGCGGTACTGTCATTCAGTACTGGGCTCCCACCAGCAACGTCGCCATCTGGATTAGT GTCTTCCtagtcgtcatcatcatcatcaacatcttcGGTACTCTTGGATACGCCGAAGAAGAATTCTGGGCTTCGCTTCTCAAGCTTTCGGCAACTGTCATTTTCATGATCGTTGCTGTTGTCCTTGTCTGTGGTGGTGGACCTTCTGACGGCATGTATCACGAATACTGGGGCGCCCGACTCTGGTATGACCCAGGTGCCTTTCAACACGGCTTCCGAGGATTCTGTG GTGTCTTTGTCACTGCTGCTTTCTCATTCAGCGGTACCGAACTTGTTGGTCTCGCTGCCGCTGAAGCCAAGAATCCCGCCAAGGCCCTCCCCGGCGCCATCAAGCAAGTCTTTTGGCGAATCACCCTCTTCTACGTTGTTggtcttctcctcgttggtCTTCTTGTCGACTCCACCGACAAGCGACTGTTGAACGCTGGCAGCGATGACCCTAGCGCCTCTCCCTTTgtcatcgccgtcgccaaCGCCGGTCTCAAGGGTTACGATTCGTTCATGAAcgtcatcatcttggttTCCGTCTTGTCTATCGGTGTGTCATGTGTGTACGGTGGTAGCCGAACCCTTGTTGCTCTCGCCCAGCAAGGTTTCGCTCCCAAGTTCTTTGCATACATTGACAAGTCGGGCCGTCCCCTTCCTGCCgtcacctccatcatcttgatcggCTTCTTGGGTTATCTCAGTGTGAACGGAAACGGAAGCACCGTCTTCACCTGGCTGCAGGCTCTTTCTGGTCTGGCTGCGTTGTTCACCTGGGGATCTATCTGTCTCTGCCACATCCGATTCCGACATGCTTGGAAGTATCACGGCCACACTCTCGACGAGATCCCTTTCAAGGCTGTTGCCGGTATTTGGGGTTCATACATTGGCCTGGGACTCAACATCATCGTTCTGATTGCTCAGTTCTACactgccatcaccaacctcgacggCTCCGTCGGTGATGCCGAGTCCTTCTTCGAGTCCTACCTGGCCTTCCCCGTTGTCATTGTCTTTTACATCTTTGGCTACATCTGGAAGAGACAGGGTTGGTTGAAGCTTAGCGAGATTGACCTCGACACTGGTCTCCGTGAGCATGACTGGGACAGCATCAACGCTTACCGTCGTGAGCTTGCTGCGGCGCCCGCCTGGAAGCGTGTGCTGAACATCATGTTCTAA
- a CDS encoding PALP domain-containing protein has protein sequence MADLSRCLPLTRESVSKAHELIKPLIHETPVLTNKTLNRMASTPNELPGNARPAKPVIRLWFKCENLQRMGAFKARGAFHAIERLKQDPDWIADGGMKKGVVGFSAGNHAQALALAAQASGIPSYIVMPDGTRPNKIAATKGYGAKVTLCERFGREAAAAKITAETGARLVPPFNHPDVMLGAGTAGLELQYQVQKLGSTLDAIIAPCSGGGLLSGTALSCEGTPIRVFGCEPEFEGADDARRGFIKGERITEVKTSTIADGLIGVVGPLPWSVIYERKLVKAMYAVTEDQILEATRLILERMKLFVEPSAAVPLAVVLFNEEFRAMVEREAGENGWDVGIILSGGNVSAEGLAKLFVP, from the exons ATGGCAGATCTATCAAGATGTCTCCCTTTGACTCGGGAATCAGTTTCCAAGGCCcatgagctcatcaagcCTCTGATTCACGAAACTCCCGTCCTCACCAATAAAACACTAAACCGGATGGCCTCGACTCCTAACGAGCTGCCAGGCAATGCTCGACCTGCAAAACCAGTCATCCGACTCTGGTTCAAGTGCGAGAATTTGCAGCGCATGGGCGCCTTCAAGGCTCGTGGTGCTTTCCATGCAATTGAGAGGCTCAAGCAGGACCCTGATTGGATCGCGGATGGtgggatgaagaagggagTCGTTGGGTTTAGCGCGG GAAACCATGCCCAGGCCCTTGCTCTGGCTGCCCAAGCGAGCGGTATACCCTCTTACATTGTGATGCCGGACGGCACCCGCCCCAACAAGATCGCTGCCACAAAAGGTTATGGAGCAAAGGTTACGCTTTGTGAACGATTTGGAAGAGAAGCCGCCGCAGCAAAGATCACAGCCGAGACTGGTGCGCGGCTCGTGCCCCCGTTCAACCATCCCGACGTCATGCTCGGCGCAGGCACAGCTGGTCTCGAGCTCCAATATCAAGTCCAAAAGCTTGGTTCCACCCTCGATGCTATTATCGCGCCTTGCAGCGGTGGTGGCCTCTTGTCCGGGACCGCGCTTAGTTGCGAAGGCACCCCGATTCGTGTGTTTGGTTGCGAGCCAGAATTCGAAGGCGCTGATGATGCAAGACGCGGGTTCATCAAAGGTGAAAGAATCACAGAGGTCAAGACGAGTACCATCGCTGATGGCTTAATCGGTGTAGTCGGACCCCTCCCTTGGAGTGTTATATACGAGAGgaagctcgtcaaggccatgtaTGCTGTGACAGAGGACCAGATTCTCGAAGCTACGAGGCTTATCCTGGAACGAATGAAGCTTTTCGTGGAGCCCAGCGCTGCAGTTCCTCTGGCTGTTGTCTTGTTCAATGAGGAGTTCAGGGCCATGGTGGAACGAGAGGCGGGAGAGAATGGGTGGGACGTAGGGATTATCTTGAGCGGTGGAAACGTGAGCGCTGAGGGATTGGCAAAGCTCTTTGTACCCTAG
- a CDS encoding Aminotran-1-2 domain-containing protein produces the protein MVSQTATQPGIAPKLPLDVDDIKRQRKILDKSQWGPAAPAKSETFRIREHGHKSKAKRWDHVLSRESAERVGNSLKYAAGFLGLPGMISLGGGLPSSEYFPWDELHFKVPPAGQFSEKDMHEHGVLLEAGKHDQATAESDFDIATAFNYGQGHGSAQLLRWITEHTELIHDPPYSDWACTMTLGSTSSLDFAFRMLTQPGDYIVSEEYTFSTAVESGTPMGIKVAGVKMDEEGLLPDSLDDILTNWVPEKHEGAQKPRILYTVPTGQNPTGATQGVQRRKDIYAVAQKHDLYIIEDEPYYFLQMQPYAGQGEPTLPPATRKEFLDSLLPSYLSIDVVGRVMRMDSFSKVLAPGTRCGWITASEQMVDRYSRHSEVGTQGPSGVSQLMLFKLLDEHWGHGVYLDWLVHLRMGYTQRRDVILDACEKWLPKEVISWKPPVAGMFHWLQVDCKKHPSASSKSITEIEHEIFMASIEHRALVIKGSFFYANKAEEHDTLFFRTTYAAAPSDKIHEAIRRFGDAVRESFGLEQ, from the exons ATGGTGTCTCAAACTGCAACACAACCAGGCATCGCCCCAAAACTCCCACTAGATGTCGACGATATCAAGAGACAACGAAAGATCCTCGACAAGTCGCAATGGGGCCCTGCTGCTCCAGCCAAGAGTGAGACGTTTAGAATCCGTGAGCACGGCcacaagtccaaggccaagagatGGGATCACGTCCTGAGCAGGGAGTCAGCTGAACGCGTGGGAAACTCTCTTAAGTATGCAGCGGGTTTCCTCGGCCTGCCTGGCATGATCTCACTAGGTGGAGGACTGCCCTCCAGCGAATACTTTCCTTGGGATGAGCTTCACTTCAAAGTGCCCCCAGCTGGTCAGTTTTCCGAGAAGGACATGCACGAGCATGGTGTTTTGCTGGAGGCTGGCAAACATGACCAAGCCACGGCAGAATCCGACTTTGATATCGCCACGGCGTTCAATTACGGTCAAGGACATGGCTCTGCGCAGCTCTTGCGCTGGATCACTGAACACACTGAGTTGATCCATGATCCTCCGTACTCGGACTGGGCGTGCACCATGACTCTTGGCTCAACCTCGAGTCTGGACTTTGCCTTTCGCATGCTCACTCAACCAGGTGACTACATCGTCTCGGAAGAATACACCTTCTCGACGGCTGTTGAGTCTGGTACGCCCATGGGCATCAAGGTTGCGGGCGTCAAGATGGACGAAGAGGGTTTGCTTCCGGATagcctcgacgacatcttgACAAACTGGGTCCCCGAGAAGCATGAAGGAGCTCAGAAGCCGCGTATTCTATACACGGTGCCTACTGGTCAGAACCCTACGGGTGCGACTCAGGGTGTTCAACGAAGAAAGGATATCTACGCCGTGGCTCAGAAGCACGACCTATACATCATCGAAGACGAACCATACTATTTTCTCCAGATGCAGCCTTACGCAGGTCAAGGGGAACCCACTCTCCCCCCCGCCACTCGCAAGGAGTTCCTAGACAGCCTGCTGCCGAGCTACCTAAGCATCGATGTGGTCGGACGAGTTATGCGCATGGACTCTTTCTCCAAAGTCCTCGCTCCGGGAACTAGATGCGGTTGGATCACGGCCAGCGAGCAGATGGTTGATCGGTATAGCAGGCACTCAGAAGTGGGCACACAAGGCCCCAGTGGCGTGTCGCAGCTCATGCTGTTCAAGCTGCTAGATGAGCATTGGGGTCACGGTGTGTATCTGGACTGGTTGGTGCATTTACGGATGGGCTACACCCAGCGAAGAGACGTCATTTTGGACGCCTGTGAAAAGTGGCTGCCCAAGGAGGTGATCAGCTGGAAGCCGCCAGTAGCAGGCATGTTT CACTGGCTCCAGGTTGACTGTAAGAAACATCCGAGCGCCTCTTCCAAGAGTATTACCGAGATCGAGCATGAGATTTTCATGGCTAGCATCGAACACCGCGCGTTGGTGATTAAAGGTAGCTTCTTCTACGCCAACAAGGCCGAGGAACATGATACACTCTTCTTCCGGACCACGTATGCTGCTGCGCCATCGGATAAGATTCATGAGGCTATACGGCGATTTGGAGATGCAGTGCGGGAAAGCTTTGGGCTTGAACAATGA
- a CDS encoding PKS-ER domain-containing protein, which yields MASLNIPTTMKAVLQPDKNSHNLILSEIPVPVPTHPEDVLVKVHATAPCKGELDWALWAPDFIGDDKIPIPGQDLAGTVVSAPESSGFKSGDEVYARIEANRPGAAAEYTLAHVRELAIRPKNLSWAETAATPISALTAYQSLFTKGPLDPSALNGDTAAKEKNSKISLLITAAAGGVGSWAVQLASAAGVSRLVAVVGPKNGDFVRELGATETVDYKKQSIGEWVAEDPESRQIDFVFDCIGGQSLAQSWYAVREGGTIVSVCSVPEDSRPADVKKNVQSLWFVITPLGKDLDIITSFLEAGKLKPNIDSVVKFGEFAEAWDKVESGRARGKVVVEVSE from the coding sequence ATGGCTTCTCTCAACATCCCCACCACGATGAAGGCAGTTCTCCAGCCTGACAAAAATTCccacaacctcatcctctccGAGATCCCAGTTCCTGTACCTACCCATCCTGAGGATGTTCTGGTCAAGGTGCACGCCACCGCCCCATGCAAGGGCGAACTCGACTGGGCTCTTTGGGCCCCCGACTTCATCGGCGATGACAAGATCCCCATTCCGGGCCAGGATCTCGCCGGCACAGTTGTCTCGGCTCCGGAAAGCAGCGGCTTCAAGAGTGGCGACGAGGTCTACGCTCGCATCGAAGCCAACCGTCCGGGCGCCGCGGCTGAGTACACTCTGGCGCACGTGCGGGAGCTTGCCATCAGGCCCAAGAATCTTAGCTGGGCTGAAACTGCAGCGACCCCAATCAGCGCCTTGACGGCATACCAATCCCTCTTCACCAAGGGCCCGCTGGATCCCTCGGCTTTAAACGGTGACACAGCcgcaaaggagaagaactCCAAGATCAGCCTTCTCATCACGGctgcagctggaggagtCGGCAGTTGGGCGGTCCAGCTTGCGAGTGCTGCTGGAGTAAGCCGTCTCGTCGCTGTGGTTGGACCAAAGAACGGTGACTTTGTCCGAGAGCTCGGTGCCACAGAGACCGTCGACTACAAGAAGCAGAGCATCGGCGAATGGGTTGCCGAGGATCCTGAGTCCCGGCAGATTgactttgtctttgactGCATCGGAGGCCAATCGCTCGCCCAGTCCTGGTACGCGGTCCGAGAAGGCGGAACTATCGTTAGTGTGTGCAGTGTGCCAGAGGACAGCCGCCCAGCAGACGTGAAGAAGAACGTCCAAAGCCTCTGGTTTGTCATTACTCCACTTGGCAAGgacctcgacatcatcactAGTTTTCTAGAGGCAGGAAAGCTGAAGCCAAACATTGACAGTGTTGTCAAGTTTGGTGAGTTTGCCGAAGCCTGGGATAAGGTGGAATCTGGCCGGGCGAGAGGCaaggttgttgttgaggtgTCCGAATGA